A genome region from Blautia coccoides includes the following:
- a CDS encoding PaaI family thioesterase: MIKDEKQKRMETEIQRDIENMYPKNPEHLYCRMGLEFHSCSAAERSLTLRYPVQEWELNHMSTMHGGLIAAAVDTTSGALTRNLTGCTVTPTINLNINYLLPGNREDALLVTAKADRIGRHLANIHTECRSEKTGKLLASAMVNFMLQRD, encoded by the coding sequence ATGATAAAAGATGAAAAACAGAAAAGGATGGAAACAGAGATCCAGCGGGATATAGAAAACATGTATCCTAAAAATCCCGAGCATCTCTACTGCCGAATGGGTCTGGAATTTCATTCCTGCAGTGCTGCAGAACGCTCTCTGACACTGCGCTATCCGGTACAGGAGTGGGAGCTGAACCATATGTCCACCATGCACGGAGGACTCATAGCAGCGGCTGTGGACACCACCAGCGGCGCCCTTACGCGCAATCTGACGGGATGTACTGTGACTCCAACCATTAATCTTAACATCAATTACCTGCTTCCGGGAAACAGGGAAGACGCGCTTTTGGTGACCGCCAAAGCAGACAGGATCGGAAGACATCTGGCCAATATACATACGGAATGCCGCTCTGAGAAGACCGGGAAGCTCCTGGCATCTGCCATGGTCAATTTTATGCTTCAGAGAGATTGA
- the ssnA gene encoding putative aminohydrolase SsnA, producing MLMIGNGRLVTRDEQKPFFEHGAVVLDGNVVKKAGDEAELKKEFPDAEYVDAKGGVIMPAFINAHEHIYSAFARGLSIDGYDPHGFLDILDGMWWTIDRHLTLEGTKYSAYATYLDSIKNGVTTVFDHHASFCRISDSLFTISEAAKDLGIRTCLCYEISDRDGMEKARESVMENERFARYALADDSDMIAGMMGMHASFTISNETMELAAAHKPDGIGYHIHVAEGIEDLHHCLKHYGKRIVDRLMDCGILGEKTLLGHCIYINEHEMDLLKETDTMVVHNPESNMGNACGCPPTMKIVEKGILTGLGTDGYTHDMLESYKVANVLHKHHLCDPNAAWGEVPQMLFEGNAKIAGRYFKKDLGVLREGAAADVIVMDYDPLTPMHAGNINSHVLFGMTGRQVNTTICNGKILMKDREVLVADEAEVMAKCREEAKKLADSINGR from the coding sequence ATGTTAATGATTGGGAACGGAAGACTGGTGACAAGAGATGAGCAGAAACCTTTTTTTGAACACGGGGCAGTAGTTCTGGACGGAAATGTGGTAAAAAAGGCTGGGGATGAAGCAGAACTTAAAAAAGAATTTCCGGATGCGGAGTATGTGGATGCAAAGGGCGGTGTGATCATGCCGGCATTTATCAATGCACATGAGCATATTTACAGTGCGTTTGCAAGAGGTTTGTCCATAGACGGCTACGATCCTCACGGATTTCTGGATATTCTGGACGGTATGTGGTGGACCATTGACCGGCATCTGACACTGGAAGGGACAAAATACAGTGCCTATGCCACATATCTTGACAGTATTAAAAACGGTGTGACAACGGTGTTCGATCACCATGCCAGCTTCTGCCGCATATCCGACAGCCTTTTCACCATCAGTGAAGCGGCAAAAGACCTGGGGATCCGCACCTGCCTCTGCTATGAGATCTCTGACAGAGACGGGATGGAGAAGGCCCGTGAATCTGTAATGGAAAATGAGCGGTTTGCACGCTATGCCCTGGCGGATGACAGTGATATGATCGCAGGTATGATGGGAATGCACGCGTCCTTTACCATCTCCAATGAGACCATGGAGCTGGCTGCAGCACATAAGCCGGATGGGATCGGCTATCACATTCATGTGGCAGAGGGAATCGAGGATCTGCATCACTGTCTGAAACACTATGGAAAGAGGATCGTGGACCGTTTGATGGACTGCGGCATTCTGGGAGAGAAGACACTTCTCGGACACTGCATTTATATCAATGAGCATGAGATGGATCTTTTGAAAGAGACAGATACCATGGTAGTACATAACCCGGAATCCAACATGGGAAATGCCTGCGGATGCCCGCCAACCATGAAAATCGTGGAGAAGGGAATCCTGACTGGACTCGGCACAGACGGATACACTCATGATATGCTGGAATCCTACAAAGTGGCCAATGTTCTTCATAAACACCATCTCTGTGACCCTAATGCAGCGTGGGGAGAGGTTCCTCAAATGCTTTTTGAGGGCAATGCAAAGATCGCGGGCCGTTATTTTAAGAAGGACCTGGGGGTACTGAGAGAGGGAGCGGCAGCAGATGTGATCGTTATGGATTATGATCCGCTCACCCCTATGCATGCAGGGAATATCAACAGCCATGTACTGTTCGGCATGACCGGAAGACAGGTGAATACCACCATCTGCAACGGAAAAATTCTTATGAAAGACAGGGAAGTTTTAGTGGCAGACGAAGCAGAAGTTATGGCAAAATGCAGGGAAGAAGCAAAAAAATTAGCAGATTCTATTAATGGAAGATAA